One window of Gemmatimonas aurantiaca genomic DNA carries:
- a CDS encoding glutamine--tRNA ligase/YqeY domain fusion protein encodes MSDSVLHDTTPAPRRDFIREMVADDVATGRFGRGPATRFPPEPNGFLHMGHAKSICLNFGIAKEFGGTCNLRFDDTNPATEDVRYVESIKRDVQWLGFQWDGEYYASDYFEQLYEIAERLVTNGKAYVDDQNEEEIRTNRGTVTSAGTPSPWRDRSVEENLDLLRRMKAGEFPDGSRVLRAKIDMAHPNMVMRDPLLLRIRHAHHYRRGNDWCIYPLYDFAHGLSDAIEGITRSLCTLEFKDARDIYDWLVHEAGYVNPPTQIEFARLQLDYTVLSKRKLLKLVNEGRVNGWDDPRMPTIAGLRRRGVRPEAIRAFAETIGVARKDARVEYATYEHAVRNDLNMEVPRRLCVLNPLKVVLTNYPEGQVEELEAQDYPHDVPKTGSRLVPFSRELYVDRDDFMEDPPKKFYRLAPGREVRLRFGYLITCNEVVKNEAGEVIELRCTYDPATRSGNAPDGRKVQGTIHWVSAPHAVSVEVRLYDRLFSQADPDDVPDGQEFFDTLNPDSLVVIPDAKVEPSVMADPVGSRYQFERVGYFYAEPEGSTAEKRVFNRIVGLRDSWAKEVKKS; translated from the coding sequence GTGTCCGATTCCGTGCTTCACGATACAACACCCGCTCCGCGCCGCGATTTCATTCGGGAGATGGTGGCCGACGACGTCGCCACCGGCCGTTTCGGTCGGGGGCCCGCCACGCGCTTTCCGCCCGAACCGAACGGCTTCCTGCACATGGGGCATGCGAAGTCGATCTGCCTGAACTTCGGCATCGCGAAGGAGTTCGGCGGCACCTGCAATCTGCGCTTCGACGACACCAATCCGGCCACGGAAGACGTGCGCTATGTGGAATCGATCAAGCGGGACGTGCAGTGGCTGGGCTTCCAGTGGGACGGGGAGTACTACGCGTCGGACTATTTCGAGCAGCTCTACGAAATCGCCGAACGACTGGTGACGAACGGCAAGGCCTATGTCGACGATCAGAACGAAGAGGAGATCCGCACCAACCGCGGCACGGTGACCTCGGCGGGCACGCCGAGTCCGTGGCGCGACCGGTCGGTGGAAGAGAATCTCGATCTGCTGCGTCGCATGAAGGCCGGCGAGTTCCCCGACGGTTCGCGCGTGTTGCGGGCGAAGATCGACATGGCGCATCCGAACATGGTGATGCGCGATCCGCTGCTGCTGCGTATCCGTCATGCGCATCATTACCGGCGCGGCAACGACTGGTGCATCTATCCGCTGTACGACTTCGCGCACGGACTGAGTGATGCCATCGAAGGCATCACACGTTCGTTGTGCACGCTGGAGTTCAAGGACGCGCGCGACATCTACGACTGGCTGGTGCACGAAGCCGGTTATGTGAACCCGCCCACGCAGATCGAGTTCGCACGATTGCAGCTCGACTACACGGTGCTCAGCAAGCGCAAGCTGCTGAAGCTGGTGAACGAAGGCCGTGTGAATGGGTGGGACGATCCACGCATGCCCACGATTGCCGGCCTGCGCCGTCGCGGCGTGCGTCCCGAAGCCATTCGTGCCTTCGCCGAAACGATCGGTGTGGCGCGCAAGGATGCGCGGGTGGAGTACGCCACGTACGAGCATGCCGTGCGCAACGATCTGAACATGGAAGTGCCGCGCCGACTCTGCGTGCTCAATCCGCTCAAGGTCGTGCTCACCAACTACCCGGAAGGGCAGGTGGAGGAGCTCGAAGCGCAGGACTATCCGCACGACGTGCCCAAGACCGGCAGTCGGTTGGTGCCGTTCTCGCGCGAGTTGTATGTCGACCGGGATGACTTCATGGAAGACCCGCCGAAGAAGTTTTATCGGCTGGCGCCGGGTCGTGAGGTGCGGTTGCGGTTCGGGTATCTCATCACCTGTAACGAGGTGGTGAAGAACGAGGCGGGTGAGGTGATCGAATTGCGCTGCACCTACGATCCCGCCACGCGCAGCGGCAATGCGCCTGATGGCCGGAAGGTGCAGGGCACGATTCACTGGGTGAGTGCCCCGCACGCCGTGTCGGTGGAAGTGCGGCTGTACGACCGGTTGTTCAGTCAGGCCGATCCCGACGATGTGCCGGACGGACAGGAGTTCTTCGATACGCTGAACCCCGATTCGCTGGTGGTGATTCCCGACGCGAAAGTCGAACCGAGTGTGATGGCTGATCCGGTGGGGTCACGCTATCAGTTCGAGCGGGTGGGGTATTTCTACGCCGAACCCGAAGGCAGCACAGCGGAGAAGCGCGTGTTCAATCGCATCGTCGGTCTGCGTGACAGTTGGGCCAAGGAAGTGAAAAAGAGCTGA
- a CDS encoding deoxyribodipyrimidine photo-lyase — MAFLPHSDRTPSTTPHPLGADYVRDQLVPRTVDLNGKRYRPDGEYVLYWMQSTHRLDENWGLRAAVRTADRLGLPVVIHQGLDPTYPHASARHHTFILQGARDTARRAEAHGWHYQFVLRAHRDDDRRVVDRLAARAYVVFTDLLPTAGVRERLNRFAERVQCRVLAVDSVCTVPSGLFEKAEYAARTIRPKIARLLDHAIEPVEDRAPKRAVSESLRQSLCALIREGGNRGPLPIATMTDADIADIVSACTIDHTVPAVTLAGGSEAAEARWQQFLITGLPRYDTQHNEASDAGSTSRLSPYLHYGQIAPARLVREARAAGIGAPPLDAFVQQLVTWRELSFNWCLRTPAFDQIAALPAWAQRTMEAHAHDERPVQYTLEQLERAETGDTLWNAAQRELLTQGVIHNYPRMLWGKTMLLWTANPEAARRWLFHLNDKYALDGRDANSVGGIMWCLGLWDRPWGNRPIWGGLRPMSTARAKTKFDVDGYIARVNASHDTDSPSQGRVPDASNDPLPLPGF; from the coding sequence ATGGCATTCCTCCCGCATTCCGATCGCACACCGTCGACCACACCACATCCCCTCGGGGCGGACTATGTGCGCGACCAGCTCGTGCCGCGGACGGTGGATCTGAACGGGAAACGCTATCGGCCGGACGGGGAATACGTGCTGTACTGGATGCAGTCCACCCATCGGCTGGATGAGAACTGGGGGCTGCGCGCGGCGGTCCGTACGGCCGATCGCCTCGGTCTGCCGGTGGTGATTCATCAGGGACTGGACCCGACCTATCCCCACGCTTCGGCGCGCCACCATACGTTCATCCTGCAGGGTGCCCGCGATACCGCCCGACGTGCGGAAGCACATGGATGGCACTATCAGTTCGTGCTGCGCGCCCATCGTGACGATGACCGACGGGTGGTGGATCGTCTGGCCGCGCGGGCGTACGTGGTGTTCACGGATCTCCTCCCCACGGCCGGCGTCCGCGAACGCCTGAACAGATTCGCCGAGCGCGTGCAGTGCCGCGTGCTGGCCGTGGACAGCGTGTGCACGGTTCCCAGTGGGCTCTTCGAGAAAGCCGAATACGCGGCGCGCACGATCCGCCCCAAAATTGCGCGCCTGCTCGATCATGCCATCGAACCGGTGGAGGACCGCGCTCCGAAACGGGCCGTGTCCGAATCGCTCCGGCAATCGTTGTGTGCCCTGATTCGTGAGGGTGGAAATCGCGGACCGCTGCCGATCGCCACGATGACCGATGCCGACATTGCTGATATCGTCAGCGCCTGCACCATCGATCACACCGTGCCGGCGGTGACGCTCGCGGGAGGCAGCGAGGCCGCCGAAGCCCGCTGGCAGCAGTTCCTCATCACCGGACTTCCCCGATACGACACGCAGCACAACGAAGCCAGCGACGCCGGGAGCACATCCCGTCTCTCGCCATATCTGCACTACGGACAGATCGCACCGGCGCGACTCGTACGCGAAGCGCGTGCCGCGGGCATCGGCGCGCCGCCGCTCGATGCCTTCGTCCAGCAACTCGTCACCTGGCGGGAGCTGTCCTTCAACTGGTGTCTGCGTACCCCCGCGTTCGATCAGATTGCCGCGTTGCCCGCCTGGGCGCAGCGGACCATGGAAGCACATGCACACGACGAACGTCCCGTGCAGTACACCCTGGAGCAGCTCGAACGCGCGGAAACCGGCGACACGCTCTGGAACGCGGCGCAGCGCGAGTTGCTCACGCAGGGGGTGATCCACAACTACCCACGCATGCTGTGGGGTAAGACCATGCTGCTCTGGACCGCGAATCCTGAAGCGGCGCGCCGCTGGCTCTTTCACCTGAATGACAAGTACGCGCTCGATGGACGCGACGCGAACAGCGTGGGCGGTATCATGTGGTGTCTGGGACTCTGGGATCGCCCCTGGGGCAATCGGCCCATCTGGGGCGGTCTGCGTCCCATGTCGACGGCCCGGGCGAAGACGAAGTTCGACGTCGACGGATACATTGCGCGGGTGAACGCCTCACACGACACCGACTCTCCTTCGCAGGGACGCGTGCCGGATGCGTCCAACGATCCTCTCCCGTTGCCGGGCTTCTGA
- a CDS encoding threonine/serine dehydratase, whose amino-acid sequence MSSLDPTILPTVDAVRAAERHVRTIMPPSRLVRNESLSDQLGVEVWLKLELENPTGSFKVRGAYNVLAELTEEERRKGVVASSAGNHGLGVAYAAKAFDTPAMLYVPRTAPQVKKDGIRALGAIVNDEALDYDAAMVLAKAHAAQHDIRFINPCLGLDLLAGQGTVALELLEQLPTVTTVLICTGGGGLLGGMGAVLRTLAPHVHVIGVQSEETAAMTHSVRAGRVQETTVTPTLADGLAGQIDEEALYIGQRCADDLVLVTEAEIGESIAWLHRTTGMKVEGAGAVTVAALRHGRVTPQTGPIAVVVSGQNIDDSRLATLLATY is encoded by the coding sequence ATGTCATCACTCGATCCCACCATCCTGCCCACCGTCGACGCGGTCCGCGCCGCCGAGCGGCACGTGCGCACGATCATGCCGCCCAGTAGACTGGTCCGAAACGAATCTCTGTCCGATCAGCTCGGTGTGGAGGTGTGGCTCAAGCTCGAACTCGAGAATCCGACGGGTTCGTTCAAAGTCCGCGGAGCCTACAACGTGCTGGCGGAGCTGACGGAAGAGGAACGACGCAAGGGCGTGGTGGCGTCGAGCGCCGGCAATCATGGACTGGGTGTGGCGTACGCGGCCAAAGCGTTCGATACGCCAGCCATGCTGTATGTGCCGCGCACCGCGCCCCAGGTGAAAAAGGACGGTATTCGGGCACTGGGCGCGATCGTCAACGACGAAGCACTGGACTACGACGCGGCGATGGTGCTGGCCAAAGCCCATGCGGCACAGCACGACATCCGGTTCATCAATCCCTGTCTCGGTCTCGATCTGCTCGCGGGTCAGGGCACGGTCGCGCTCGAACTGCTGGAGCAGTTGCCGACGGTGACGACCGTGCTGATCTGCACGGGTGGCGGCGGACTGCTGGGTGGCATGGGTGCCGTATTGCGCACCCTCGCTCCGCACGTACACGTGATCGGTGTGCAGAGCGAAGAGACCGCGGCGATGACACACTCCGTGCGCGCCGGCCGTGTGCAGGAGACGACGGTGACACCGACACTGGCCGACGGCCTGGCCGGTCAGATCGACGAAGAGGCCCTGTACATCGGCCAACGCTGCGCCGACGATCTGGTGCTCGTGACCGAAGCGGAGATCGGCGAGAGCATCGCCTGGCTGCACCGCACCACGGGCATGAAGGTGGAAGGCGCCGGTGCCGTCACTGTCGCCGCGCTGCGCCATGGGCGCGTGACGCCGCAAACGGGACCGATCGCGGTGGTGGTCAGTGGGCAGAACATCGACGACTCACGCCTGGCCACGCTGCTCGCGACGTATTGA
- a CDS encoding KGG domain-containing protein, producing MTGKSRRGFASMDPARQREIASKGGRAAHEKGTAHEWSSDEAREAGRKGGVAVSRDRAHMAAIGREGGESRSAAARQARVGRVYDPRMSEREVPMHVAREGMRDGVRETDRPRLIPMDRPRTMPMRSDETSLR from the coding sequence ATGACCGGAAAGAGCCGACGTGGTTTTGCCTCGATGGATCCAGCGCGTCAGCGCGAGATCGCCAGCAAGGGCGGGCGTGCTGCGCATGAAAAAGGCACCGCACACGAGTGGTCGTCAGACGAAGCACGTGAAGCGGGGCGCAAAGGCGGGGTCGCGGTGAGTCGCGATCGCGCGCACATGGCCGCAATCGGCCGCGAGGGCGGGGAGTCGCGCAGCGCGGCTGCCCGCCAGGCGCGTGTCGGTCGTGTCTACGATCCCCGTATGTCGGAGCGGGAAGTGCCCATGCATGTCGCGCGTGAAGGAATGCGCGATGGTGTGCGGGAAACGGATCGCCCACGCCTGATACCGATGGATCGTCCGAGGACGATGCCGATGCGGAGCGACGAAACGTCGTTGCGCTGA
- the rnz gene encoding ribonuclease Z, which produces MPLLVRFLGTAASRPTVERGVSAISITREGETLLFDCGEGTQRQMMRYGVSFALAEVFFTHVHSDHLLGITGLIRTMALQGRTEPLRLWTPRSTGKTLRQCINIGGERTTFPVDITELEAGASLKRGDYRIDTFAVDHRGTAALGYALVEEERRGRFNPDLARELGIPEGPLWGRIHRGESITLEDGRVIEPQVLVGERRRGRRIVITGDTRPCDSTIAAAQDADLLIHEATFADEESARALETGHSTAREAAQVALQASARRLVLTHISARYSRDTRDLEQEARSVFANTMIARDGTEIELALTEELAEVVP; this is translated from the coding sequence ATGCCGCTTCTCGTCCGTTTTCTTGGCACCGCCGCCTCCCGCCCCACCGTCGAACGTGGGGTCAGCGCCATTTCTATCACCCGCGAGGGGGAAACGCTGCTGTTCGACTGCGGTGAAGGCACGCAACGTCAGATGATGCGCTATGGCGTCTCGTTCGCCCTGGCCGAGGTCTTCTTCACGCACGTCCATTCGGACCACCTGCTGGGGATAACCGGACTCATCCGTACGATGGCACTTCAGGGGCGGACTGAGCCGTTGCGACTGTGGACACCGCGTAGCACGGGCAAAACGTTGCGTCAGTGCATCAACATTGGTGGCGAACGTACCACGTTTCCTGTAGACATCACCGAGCTGGAAGCCGGTGCCAGCCTCAAGCGTGGTGACTATCGGATCGACACCTTTGCCGTCGATCACCGCGGCACGGCGGCGCTTGGCTACGCCCTGGTCGAGGAGGAGCGGCGCGGACGGTTCAACCCCGATCTGGCGCGGGAGCTGGGCATTCCGGAGGGCCCGCTGTGGGGACGCATCCACCGGGGCGAGTCCATCACGCTCGAGGATGGCCGGGTCATCGAACCCCAGGTGCTGGTTGGTGAGCGTCGGCGTGGTCGGCGTATCGTCATCACCGGCGACACCCGCCCCTGCGACAGCACCATCGCCGCGGCGCAGGACGCCGATCTGCTCATTCACGAAGCCACGTTTGCCGACGAGGAGAGCGCCCGCGCGCTCGAGACCGGGCATTCCACGGCCAGGGAAGCCGCGCAGGTCGCACTGCAGGCCTCCGCCCGACGTCTCGTGCTCACGCACATCTCCGCGCGGTATTCCCGCGATACGCGCGATCTCGAACAGGAAGCGCGCTCCGTGTTCGCCAACACCATGATCGCGCGTGACGGGACCGAAATCGAACTCGCGCTCACCGAAGAACTGGCCGAGGTCGTGCCGTAG
- a CDS encoding carbohydrate-binding domain-containing protein: MAIAAALLLGACSTNSDSATAPTGGGDTSSTGGTGSGSTSTFSVASLSCSEDAKLTNAYTVASAMSTNTADHEVTADYTIDGVTATTIVLSGTGATITGSGASVSGGTVTINAAGTYRLSGTMTDGQVFVSTSDTGLVRLVLDGASITRTTDVPLFISKAKRAAIVLASGSTNTLQDGTSYPSGAEQNAPLYSKVDLSIGGEGALTITGKVKHGIHSKDGLVIRSGRITVNAKEDGIRGKDYLVVRGGTLDVTAGGDALKSTEDGDAALGYVLLAGGTFTLTAGNDAVQAETDLLMTGGTLKAVTHGGSAVTIPDTLSAKGLKAGVILVADGGTVTLDTADDGLHSNANLVVNGGAFSISTGDDGVHADSAVTINGGTIDVTKSYEGIEAGTADMTFNGGRVRVVSSDDGINLAGNGDTAPGRPTGNYTIRITGGRITSIAGGDGFDSNANVAMSGGCLVVAGPTANNNAPIDYDGTFTMTGGFLVATGSSGMAQAPGTTSTQRSVQFTFSSARSAGSIVHLQSSGDQAILDIAPIKAYQSLVISSPLLTAGNGYRLYTGGSESGTAVDGLYTDGKYTPGTLAQTFNVTATTNRVNVQ, from the coding sequence ATGGCAATCGCTGCAGCGTTGCTGCTCGGCGCCTGCAGTACCAACAGCGACAGCGCCACCGCTCCCACGGGCGGAGGGGACACCTCATCGACCGGCGGGACGGGCAGCGGATCCACGTCGACGTTTTCCGTGGCCTCGCTGTCCTGCAGTGAAGACGCGAAACTCACCAATGCCTACACGGTGGCGTCGGCGATGTCGACGAACACGGCCGATCATGAAGTCACCGCCGACTACACCATCGATGGGGTCACGGCGACGACGATCGTGCTGAGCGGCACGGGCGCGACCATCACCGGATCCGGGGCATCGGTCAGTGGCGGCACGGTGACCATCAATGCCGCGGGTACCTATCGACTCAGTGGCACCATGACCGACGGGCAGGTGTTCGTGAGCACGTCCGATACCGGCCTCGTTCGTCTCGTGCTCGATGGGGCCTCCATCACCCGCACGACCGATGTTCCGCTGTTCATCTCCAAGGCCAAACGCGCGGCGATCGTACTGGCCAGCGGTTCGACGAACACGCTGCAGGACGGCACGTCGTATCCGTCGGGCGCCGAACAGAATGCGCCGCTCTACAGCAAAGTCGACCTGTCCATCGGTGGTGAAGGTGCACTCACCATCACCGGAAAGGTGAAGCACGGGATTCATTCCAAGGACGGTCTCGTGATCCGTTCGGGGCGTATCACCGTGAATGCGAAGGAAGACGGCATCCGCGGCAAGGACTACCTCGTGGTGCGGGGCGGCACGCTCGACGTCACGGCCGGTGGTGATGCGCTCAAGTCCACGGAAGACGGCGATGCCGCCCTCGGGTATGTGTTGCTGGCCGGTGGCACGTTCACACTGACTGCGGGCAATGATGCGGTGCAGGCGGAAACGGATTTGCTGATGACGGGTGGCACCCTCAAGGCCGTCACCCACGGCGGCAGCGCGGTGACCATTCCCGACACCCTCTCCGCCAAGGGACTCAAGGCCGGCGTGATACTGGTGGCCGATGGCGGCACCGTGACGCTCGATACCGCCGACGATGGCCTGCACTCCAATGCCAACCTCGTGGTGAACGGCGGCGCGTTCAGCATCAGCACCGGAGACGATGGTGTGCATGCGGATTCGGCGGTCACCATCAACGGCGGCACGATCGACGTGACGAAGAGTTACGAAGGCATCGAAGCCGGCACGGCCGACATGACCTTCAACGGCGGGCGGGTGCGCGTGGTGTCGAGCGATGACGGCATCAACCTGGCAGGCAATGGCGACACCGCACCCGGGCGTCCGACCGGGAACTACACGATCCGCATCACCGGTGGACGTATCACCAGTATTGCGGGCGGCGATGGTTTCGACTCCAACGCCAACGTTGCCATGAGTGGCGGTTGCCTGGTGGTGGCCGGCCCGACGGCCAACAACAACGCGCCGATCGACTACGACGGCACGTTCACCATGACCGGCGGCTTCCTGGTGGCGACCGGCAGTTCCGGAATGGCCCAGGCCCCGGGCACGACCTCGACGCAGCGCTCGGTGCAGTTCACGTTCAGCAGTGCGCGCAGTGCCGGCAGCATCGTGCACCTGCAGTCGAGCGGCGATCAGGCCATTCTCGACATCGCACCGATCAAGGCGTATCAGTCGCTGGTGATCTCTTCGCCGCTGCTCACGGCAGGCAACGGATACCGCCTCTACACGGGCGGCAGCGAATCGGGCACCGCAGTGGACGGGCTGTACACGGATGGCAAGTACACTCCCGGTACTCTCGCCCAGACCTTCAACGTGACCGCGACGACCAATCGCGTCAACGTGCAGTGA